In Henckelia pumila isolate YLH828 unplaced genomic scaffold, ASM3356847v2 CTG_80:::fragment_1, whole genome shotgun sequence, one genomic interval encodes:
- the LOC140873662 gene encoding B3 domain-containing protein Os03g0120900: MNFMSGFSEEHQITGSSRGMPSSSSSSNTHHHFTYHHHHQHQHQDGGVGVGVGAGAGQHSINGEDGGAVLVLDQDHQMNNSSTSGAAAMVMEREHMFDKVVTPSDVGKLNRLVIPKQHAEKYFPLDSSTNEKGLLLNFEDRNGKPWRFRYSYWNSSQSYVMTKGWSRFVKEKKLDAGDIVSFQRGMGELGKDRLFIDWRRRPDAPDHSFPSPIIPIAHQFSFHRSIHPWNPLFMQQPPPPSREYSHTFLQPNASMPPPHIHHHYPHHYAAQSGQTTPFSYNNTVVNGNPCPPGSILYLRSAPGAAAGGGGGGGGGTAAAGVGLFAPQQVGMMQTQRRSSGVEHHQMVFESVPVVQGKAAAKRLRLFGVNMDCPVSDSDECDMLSHSTAPVLEPLTHPPPFDSSSSSSPPIPSLLQLRPYSHNNHEDKGKGSMSLDLDI, encoded by the coding sequence ATGAATTTCATGTCAGGGTTTTCTGAAGAGCATCAAATAACGGGGTCGTCTAGAGGTATGCCTTCTTCATCTTCGTCTTCGAATACTCACCACCATTTCACctaccaccaccaccaccaacaCCAACACCAAGACGGCGGAGTTGGAGTTGGAGTTGGAGCTGGAGCTGGGCAACACTCCATTAATGGGGAGGATGGTGGCGCAGTACTAGTACTAGATCAAGATCATCAGATGAACAACAGTAGTACTAGTGGGGCGGCGGCGATGGTGATGGAGAGAGAGCACATGTTCGACAAGGTGGTGACTCCGAGCGACGTGGGGAAGCTGAATCGGCTGGTGATACCGAAGCAGCACGCGGAGAAGTACTTCCCGCTGGATTCTTCCACCAACGAGAAGGGACTTCTGTTGAATTTCGAGGACAGGAATGGGAAGCCGTGGAGGTTCCGGTACTCGTACTGGAACAGCAGCCAGAGCTACGTGATGACCAAAGGCTGGAGCCGTTTCGTCAAGGAGAAGAAGCTGGACGCCGGGGATATCGTCTCGTTCCAGAGAGGAATGGGTGAATTGGGAAAGGATCGCCTCTTCATAGATTGGAGGCGCCGCCCCGATGCACCCGATCACAGCTTCCCCTCTCCCATCATCCCAATCGCACACCAATTCTCTTTCCACAGGTCTATTCATCCATGGAATCCCCTCTTTATGCAGCAGCCACCACCACCGTCCAGAGAATATTCCCACACCTTCTTACAACCAAACGCCTCCATGCCACCACCACACATTCATCATCACTATCCTCATCATTACGCCGCCCAATCCGGACAAACTACCCCTTTTTCCTACAACAACACTGTCGTCAATGGAAACCCTTGTCCTCCTGGCTCCATACTGTATCTCAGATCAGCTCCAGGAGCAGCagcaggaggaggaggaggaggaggaggaggaacaGCAGCTGCTGGAGTTGGCCTTTttgccccacaacaggtgggaATGATGCAAACCCAAAGGAGAAGTAGTGGGGTTGAGCATCATCAGATGGTATTTGAATCGGTTCCGGTGGTCCAAGGCAAGGCTGCAGCAAAGAGACTGAGGCTTTTCGGCGTGAACATGGATTGTCCCGTCTCAGATTCAGATGAATGTGATATGTTGTCCCATTCAACAGCGCCAGTACTCGAGCCGTTAACGCATCCTCCTCCCTTCGATTCTTCTTCTTCGTCGTCTCCACCGATACCGTCTCTCCTCCAGTTAAGGCCTTACAGCCACAATAATCATGAAGACAAGGGAAAGGGTTCCATGTCTCTCGACTTGGACATCTAA
- the LOC140873760 gene encoding heavy metal-associated isoprenylated plant protein 30-like yields MVKLFERLFSSLASAIAYCFFHYQIQDHHHHLHNPSAPKSSKHHKMPKAGRPLSLQTVELKVRMCCSGCERVVRESIQKLRGIDSVEVDLEMEKVRVIGYVDRNKVLKAVRRAGKRAEFWPYPNPPLYFTSSNNYFKDMANEYKESYNYWRHGYNLADRHGSLPVTHRGDDKVSNLFNDDNVNACCLM; encoded by the exons ATGGTGAAGTTATTTGAGAGACTATTTAGTTCTCTGGCCTCAGCTATCGCATATTGTTTCTTTCACTATCAAATTCAAGATCATCATCACCACCTGCATAACCCATCTGCGCCAAAAAGCTCCAAACATCACAAAATGCCTAAGGCTGGTCGACCACTTTCTTTGCAG ACTGTAGAGCTCAAAGTGAGGATGTGTTGCAGTGGATGCGAGAGAGTTGTACGAGAATCCATTCAAAAACTCAGAG GAATAGATTCAGTGGAGGTAGATTTGGAGATGGAGAAGGTAAGAGTGATCGGATATGTGGATCGCAACAAGGTGCTGAAAGCTGTGCGGAGAGCCGGGAAAAGGGCGGAGTTCTGGCCGTACCCGAACCCTCCTCTCTACTTCACCTCCTCCAACAACTACTTTAAAGATATGGCAAACGAGTACAAAGAGAGCTATAACTATTGGCGTCATGGCTACAACTTGGCCGATAGGCATGGCTCTCTTCCCGTCACCCATCGAGGCGACGACAAAGTTAGCAATCTATTCAACGACGATAATGTTAATGCCTGCTGCCTTATGTAG
- the LOC140873807 gene encoding uncharacterized protein has protein sequence MILVAIVAELLEEYTVMVARVLEHVFQDVPLPFPRRVRFLILRNLPYASGHRLLPPSLTPVS, from the coding sequence ATGATACTGGTGGCGATAGTGGCGGAGCTGCTGGAGGAGTACACAGTGATGGTGGCGCGTGTACTCGAGCACGTGTTCCAAGACGTGCCGCTGCCGTTTCCCAGGAGGGTTCGTTTCCTCATCCTTCGTAATCTTCCGTACGCTTCCGGCCACCGCCTTCTTCCGCCCTCACTCACCCCCGTCTCGTAG